A region from the Rheinheimera mangrovi genome encodes:
- a CDS encoding GNAT family N-acetyltransferase: MAKTSDKTSDKSQAKSLDWSALLQSGNRIFIGSHAAAPQALLADLMARSKNLHDIELVQLMVLADNSWAEQRYSDLFKINALFIAGDKVRSAVAEGRADYTPCFLSEVPALFKNEILPLDAALVMVSPPDAFGYCSLGVSVDAVSAAVRSAKKVIAQINPKMPRTNGYTFIHQSQIHAFIEQAEDLPELPPPVLDEVTERIGQYVSMLIEDGATLQLGIGKIPEAVLRYLGNHKDLGVHSEVISDGVMELITKGVINNRKKNFHPGKTVTSFCMGSKALYDFVDGNPHVEFYPSEYVNSPTNIARNDAMIAINSAIEVDLTGQVVSDSIGHRFYSGIGGQVDFSRGASMSKGGKPIIALPSTAKNGTVSRIVATVTEGGGVVTSRGHVHYVVTEFGVASLRGKSIRERALELIRVAHPKFRKQLLDEVRTRYWVPHYQKDYLKDVVELGKVGVKTLTIAGEQFDLRALNPADERRLQEFFYSHTKETLLLRYNHHPKQMSREKSCTLVSVDQSRDLALCIVKQQGSVLEIQAVGRYYLNETDNSAEVAFVTREKHHGKGMAKRLLEEMIRIARIRELNRMMAYVRADNKPMQKVFEKAGFKRIASGDPDEVYLELPLKVAEPEKQ, encoded by the coding sequence ATGGCCAAAACCTCAGATAAAACCTCAGATAAGTCTCAGGCAAAATCACTGGACTGGAGTGCACTACTGCAATCCGGTAACCGCATTTTTATTGGCTCCCATGCTGCCGCGCCTCAGGCGTTGCTGGCCGATTTAATGGCCCGCAGTAAAAACCTGCATGATATAGAGCTGGTGCAATTGATGGTGCTGGCTGATAACAGTTGGGCCGAACAACGTTACAGCGACTTATTTAAAATCAATGCGTTATTTATTGCAGGTGACAAAGTCCGCAGTGCTGTGGCTGAAGGTCGTGCCGACTACACCCCTTGTTTTTTATCTGAAGTCCCCGCTTTATTTAAAAATGAAATTTTGCCTTTAGACGCGGCTTTAGTCATGGTCAGTCCGCCTGATGCTTTTGGTTATTGTTCTTTGGGTGTCTCTGTTGATGCCGTATCAGCTGCGGTGCGTTCTGCCAAAAAAGTTATAGCGCAAATTAACCCTAAGATGCCGCGCACCAATGGGTATACCTTTATCCACCAAAGCCAAATCCATGCCTTTATCGAACAGGCCGAAGATTTGCCCGAACTACCGCCACCTGTGTTGGATGAAGTGACGGAACGTATTGGCCAGTACGTGTCTATGTTGATTGAAGACGGCGCGACTTTACAGCTGGGGATAGGAAAAATCCCTGAGGCCGTTTTACGTTACCTGGGCAATCACAAAGACTTAGGTGTACATTCTGAAGTCATTTCCGACGGTGTGATGGAACTGATCACCAAAGGCGTGATTAACAACAGGAAAAAAAACTTTCACCCGGGCAAGACAGTCACCAGTTTTTGTATGGGCAGCAAAGCCTTGTATGACTTTGTTGATGGTAACCCTCATGTTGAATTTTACCCCAGTGAATATGTGAATTCCCCGACCAATATTGCCCGTAACGACGCCATGATCGCTATTAACAGCGCTATAGAAGTCGATTTAACAGGCCAGGTGGTATCGGATTCGATTGGGCATAGATTCTACAGCGGCATTGGTGGCCAGGTCGATTTCAGCCGAGGCGCCTCAATGAGTAAAGGCGGCAAACCTATTATCGCCCTGCCTTCGACTGCTAAAAACGGCACAGTCTCGCGTATTGTCGCTACTGTCACTGAAGGCGGCGGCGTGGTGACGTCGCGTGGCCACGTGCATTATGTGGTCACAGAGTTTGGTGTCGCCTCCTTGCGGGGTAAAAGTATCCGCGAACGCGCGCTGGAACTTATTCGGGTAGCTCATCCGAAGTTTCGTAAACAGCTGCTGGATGAAGTTCGTACCCGCTACTGGGTGCCACATTACCAAAAAGACTACCTCAAAGATGTGGTGGAACTAGGCAAAGTAGGTGTTAAAACTTTAACCATTGCTGGTGAACAGTTTGATTTGCGGGCATTAAATCCGGCTGATGAGCGCCGGCTGCAGGAGTTTTTTTACTCTCATACCAAAGAAACTTTGCTGCTGCGTTATAACCACCATCCCAAACAAATGAGCAGAGAAAAATCCTGTACTTTAGTCAGTGTCGATCAATCCCGTGATCTGGCGCTTTGTATTGTCAAACAACAAGGCTCAGTACTGGAAATTCAGGCCGTAGGCCGTTATTACCTGAATGAAACTGACAACAGTGCTGAAGTGGCATTTGTTACACGTGAAAAACACCATGGCAAAGGCATGGCCAAAAGGCTGCTGGAAGAAATGATCAGAATTGCCCGCATACGCGAACTCAACCGTATGATGGCTTATGTGCGAGCCGACAATAAGCCGATGCAAAAGGTGTTTGAAAAAGCTGGATTTAAACGTATCGCCAGTGGCGATCCAGATGAAGTCTATTTAGAGCTGCCATTAAAAGTAGCGGAACCAGAGAAGCAGTAA
- a CDS encoding ABC-F family ATPase has protein sequence MTLCWIKNTVISTANITMQFGAKPLFENISVKFGDGNRYGLIGANGCGKSTFMKILSKELDPSGGNIFVEPNHRVAKLHQDQFAFEQYTVIDTVIMGHAELWAVKEERDRIYADPNMSEEDGMRVADLEVAFGEMDGYSAESRAGELLIGVGIPVEQHFGPMSAIAPGWKLRVLLAQVLFADPEIMLLDEPTNNLDINTIRWLEEVLAERNSTMVIISHDRHFLNSVCTHMADLDYGELRVYPGNYDEYMTAATQARERLLADNAKKKAQIAELQTFVSRFSANASKARQATSRAKQIDKIQLAEVKASSRVNPFIRFDQQKQLYRLALEVNELNKSFDDLHVLNKLDLTIEVGEKVAILGTNGIGKSTFLKCLVGDLTPESGIVKWSENVNIGYYAQDHEYEFADEKRDMTLFDWMSQWKQPSDDEQAIRGILGRLLFSQDEISKPTRVLSGGEKGRMLFGKLMLQRPNILVMDEPTNHLDMESIESLNMALEMYKGTLIFVSHDREFVSSLATRIVEMTDNGVRNFAGTYEDYLVQQAELAARS, from the coding sequence ATGACTCTTTGTTGGATCAAAAACACTGTGATTTCTACCGCAAATATTACGATGCAATTTGGCGCTAAGCCGCTTTTTGAAAATATCTCCGTTAAATTCGGCGACGGCAACCGCTATGGTTTGATTGGCGCCAACGGCTGCGGTAAATCAACGTTCATGAAGATCCTCAGCAAAGAGTTAGATCCAAGTGGCGGTAACATTTTTGTGGAACCTAACCACCGTGTGGCCAAGCTGCATCAGGACCAGTTTGCTTTTGAGCAATACACAGTAATAGACACAGTGATTATGGGCCACGCTGAACTGTGGGCAGTGAAAGAAGAACGCGACCGTATTTACGCTGATCCAAATATGAGCGAAGAAGACGGTATGCGTGTAGCCGATTTAGAAGTTGCTTTCGGTGAAATGGACGGTTACAGCGCTGAATCCCGTGCAGGTGAATTGTTAATAGGTGTGGGTATTCCGGTTGAACAGCATTTTGGTCCTATGTCTGCGATAGCGCCAGGCTGGAAACTGCGGGTGTTATTGGCGCAGGTCTTATTTGCTGACCCTGAAATCATGTTACTGGACGAACCAACCAACAACTTAGATATCAACACCATCCGTTGGTTGGAAGAAGTGCTGGCTGAACGTAACAGCACCATGGTTATTATTTCGCACGACCGTCACTTCTTAAACAGCGTGTGTACTCATATGGCCGACTTAGATTACGGCGAATTGCGTGTTTACCCTGGTAACTACGATGAATATATGACGGCCGCTACTCAGGCTCGCGAACGACTGCTGGCCGATAACGCCAAGAAAAAAGCTCAGATTGCTGAATTACAAACCTTCGTAAGCCGTTTCTCTGCCAATGCTTCGAAAGCACGTCAGGCGACCTCCCGTGCCAAACAAATTGATAAAATTCAGCTGGCTGAAGTAAAAGCGTCCAGCCGGGTCAATCCATTTATCCGTTTTGATCAGCAAAAGCAACTGTACCGTTTAGCTTTAGAAGTGAACGAATTAAACAAGAGCTTTGACGATTTACATGTACTGAACAAGCTAGACCTGACCATTGAAGTGGGTGAAAAAGTTGCGATCCTCGGTACCAACGGTATTGGTAAATCCACTTTCTTAAAATGTCTGGTCGGTGATTTAACGCCAGAATCCGGTATCGTCAAATGGTCTGAAAACGTCAATATCGGTTATTACGCTCAGGATCACGAATACGAATTCGCGGACGAGAAACGCGATATGACGTTGTTTGACTGGATGAGCCAGTGGAAACAGCCTTCTGACGACGAGCAGGCTATCCGCGGTATTTTGGGTCGCTTATTGTTCTCTCAGGATGAAATCAGCAAGCCAACGCGGGTATTATCCGGTGGTGAAAAAGGCCGGATGTTGTTCGGTAAGCTGATGCTGCAACGCCCAAATATTCTGGTAATGGACGAACCGACCAACCACCTGGATATGGAATCAATTGAATCATTGAACATGGCGCTTGAAATGTACAAAGGCACACTGATTTTTGTCAGCCACGACCGTGAATTTGTATCCTCACTGGCGACCCGCATCGTTGAGATGACGGATAACGGTGTACGTAACTTCGCTGGTACTTACGAAGACTATTTAGTGCAGCAAGCTGAACTGGCTGCTCGTTCATAA
- a CDS encoding sensor histidine kinase yields the protein MAKAFKLPYLAELAGTFLLPLVIILLCLPLRDWISPTDVAMLQLLWVAWQAQQYGWRWASLTTLVSVLMLNWCFVPPYYTFDVHDASFFISFVVMVLLGLLISLLSDRSKQQVKRLRYAMSQTRGMYMLAKGLGQRQDWHKQCAYAAKLLSRRLGAAVQVVMGPAPKAVAEHAVLAVGTPAAAWIVVPQSFLSSHPTLLHTAQSLLAQSYVRLELREKAQQDRMKAQLEQQKAMLLRSLSHDLRTPLATIMGASSMLADPELHLSTEQRQQQAQNIYQQSQILNQHFEKVLELSKAQLTTHQIQHSDFSSDDLVAGALARRGDQAAELSTYLQCSTSAPLKGDLELLEIALANMLENALRHGAAPCELSMGQTGSHCFVRLSNGVKSAAPAARDKGHGLGLNICQAVAALHQGKFELHTQSEPGKVTAALEWPL from the coding sequence ATGGCCAAAGCCTTTAAACTGCCCTATCTAGCAGAACTGGCCGGAACTTTTCTGCTGCCTTTAGTGATCATACTGCTATGTTTGCCGCTGCGAGACTGGATAAGCCCTACCGATGTTGCCATGCTGCAATTGCTGTGGGTGGCTTGGCAGGCGCAGCAGTATGGCTGGCGCTGGGCAAGTTTAACTACTTTGGTGTCGGTGCTTATGCTGAACTGGTGTTTTGTGCCGCCCTACTACACTTTTGACGTACACGATGCCAGTTTTTTTATCAGTTTTGTGGTGATGGTATTGCTGGGGTTGTTAATCAGCCTGCTGTCTGATCGATCCAAACAGCAGGTAAAGCGGTTACGTTATGCCATGTCACAAACCCGTGGTATGTATATGCTGGCCAAAGGTTTGGGGCAAAGGCAGGATTGGCACAAACAATGTGCTTATGCAGCTAAATTATTAAGTCGTCGTTTAGGAGCCGCAGTTCAAGTGGTTATGGGACCAGCACCAAAAGCAGTGGCCGAACATGCGGTGCTCGCTGTAGGCACTCCGGCAGCTGCATGGATTGTGGTGCCACAGTCTTTTTTATCCAGCCACCCAACTTTATTGCATACGGCTCAATCCTTGTTGGCACAAAGTTATGTCCGTCTGGAATTAAGAGAAAAAGCTCAGCAAGACAGAATGAAAGCTCAGCTGGAGCAACAAAAAGCCATGTTATTACGGTCCCTATCGCACGACTTACGTACCCCTTTAGCTACCATTATGGGGGCATCCAGTATGCTGGCCGATCCAGAGTTGCATTTGAGCACGGAGCAACGACAGCAGCAGGCGCAGAACATCTATCAACAAAGCCAGATTTTAAATCAGCATTTTGAAAAAGTACTGGAGCTGAGCAAAGCCCAACTGACCACCCATCAAATTCAGCACAGCGATTTCAGCTCAGACGATTTAGTAGCAGGAGCGCTGGCGCGGCGAGGCGATCAAGCGGCCGAACTCAGCACCTATTTGCAGTGCAGCACTTCAGCGCCTTTAAAGGGCGATCTGGAGCTACTTGAAATAGCGCTGGCCAATATGCTGGAAAACGCTTTGCGTCATGGTGCTGCACCTTGTGAATTAAGCATGGGCCAAACTGGCTCGCACTGTTTTGTCCGGTTGAGTAACGGCGTTAAATCTGCCGCGCCAGCAGCCCGTGATAAAGGCCATGGTTTAGGGCTTAATATTTGTCAGGCGGTCGCTGCTTTGCATCAAGGCAAGTTTGAACTGCACACTCAGTCAGAACCAGGAAAAGTAACGGCAGCCTTGGAGTGGCCACTATGA
- a CDS encoding response regulator transcription factor, which translates to MFYHYLMDSYLQDPFYRRAQQATDDGLWRLQDLFDSANAGKSYQKHFTEKTSLHDEFCLSFKLEPKRWIVLFIGYREPNQSRYQSSYETLAGLQSLLRALVRQHWGQDSFVLSSASSDKTGLQHQLSNAFSCFGQQLLTDKEQQIVCLLLQGFDSEDIAQQLHISAGTVKNHRKKIYAKLQIGSLSELFQLFLTHLLAS; encoded by the coding sequence TTGTTTTATCACTATTTAATGGACTCTTACCTGCAAGACCCTTTTTATCGTCGTGCTCAGCAAGCGACTGACGATGGATTGTGGCGTTTACAAGACCTGTTTGATTCGGCTAATGCCGGTAAAAGCTACCAAAAGCACTTTACCGAAAAGACAAGTCTGCATGATGAGTTCTGCCTGAGTTTTAAGCTGGAACCCAAGCGCTGGATAGTGCTGTTTATTGGTTATCGCGAACCCAACCAGAGCCGTTATCAATCCAGCTATGAAACATTGGCAGGACTGCAAAGCCTGCTCCGCGCTTTAGTTCGTCAGCATTGGGGTCAAGACAGCTTTGTCCTATCCAGCGCTTCGTCAGACAAAACTGGCTTGCAGCACCAACTTAGCAATGCATTTTCCTGTTTTGGCCAGCAGTTACTGACTGACAAAGAGCAACAGATCGTCTGTTTGTTACTGCAGGGGTTTGATTCAGAGGATATAGCCCAGCAGCTGCACATCAGCGCTGGTACGGTCAAAAACCATCGCAAAAAGATCTACGCTAAACTGCAAATCGGCTCATTAAGCGAGTTATTCCAGTTGTTTCTGACTCATCTGTTGGCCAGCTAA
- a CDS encoding TrkH family potassium uptake protein has product MAATLVLGSAVKISSRYLMYRVLGYLLLMLSAVKLVAMAVSLLYHESSFWVFLGSALFTAALGYTLVHKGRDAKDIKHRQLFLLTTLSWLSLCVFSAIPLWLIVPNCTLTDAVFETVSAVTTTGSTVLSGLDTMPKGILFWRAVLNWMGGIGIIVMAIAILPALKIGGMRLFKTESSDTSDKILPRSSTLSAAIGLVYLVLTACTMTTYYLAGMTGFDAITHAMTTVATGGFANYDSSFGFYKDSPQIFWLSSFFMMLAAMPFVLFVSFAKGDKTSLWRDPQVRAFVAIVLFCSVLLTAYQVVHNDRAVFDALTHSLFNVVSIITTCGYASEDYTVWGNMAIMLFFYLTFAGACSGSTSGGLKIFRIQLAAMLLIKQLKLLVHPKAVWSQSYGGKKVDDQLLGNVLAFCFIYFATIAFIAMALSFCELDLVTAVTGAATAVANVGPGLGSVIGPAGNFSTLPDAAKWWLSLGMLMGRLEILTLLILFTPSYWRF; this is encoded by the coding sequence ATGGCTGCCACTTTGGTGTTGGGTTCCGCAGTAAAAATCTCAAGTCGTTACCTGATGTATAGGGTGTTAGGGTATTTGTTGCTGATGTTGTCAGCGGTCAAGCTGGTCGCTATGGCAGTATCCCTTCTTTATCACGAAAGCAGCTTTTGGGTGTTTTTAGGATCTGCGCTTTTTACAGCAGCTTTGGGTTATACGCTGGTGCATAAAGGCCGCGACGCCAAAGATATTAAACATCGGCAGCTATTTTTACTCACCACTTTAAGCTGGCTGTCGCTTTGTGTCTTTTCGGCTATTCCATTGTGGCTGATAGTGCCCAATTGCACTTTAACAGACGCAGTGTTTGAAACCGTTTCTGCTGTCACGACCACAGGTTCAACTGTGTTGTCTGGATTGGATACCATGCCAAAAGGCATTTTGTTCTGGCGCGCTGTGCTGAACTGGATGGGGGGTATAGGGATCATCGTGATGGCCATAGCCATTTTACCCGCACTGAAAATAGGCGGTATGCGATTATTTAAAACTGAAAGCTCAGACACTTCAGATAAAATTCTGCCACGTAGCTCTACCCTGTCTGCCGCTATTGGCTTGGTTTATCTGGTACTGACCGCCTGTACTATGACCACCTATTATCTGGCTGGCATGACAGGCTTTGACGCTATTACCCATGCAATGACCACAGTAGCTACAGGTGGTTTTGCCAATTACGACTCCTCTTTTGGATTTTATAAAGATTCACCGCAAATTTTCTGGTTAAGCAGCTTTTTTATGATGCTGGCCGCTATGCCTTTTGTACTTTTTGTCAGTTTTGCTAAAGGCGATAAAACATCTTTGTGGCGCGATCCACAAGTACGGGCTTTTGTTGCCATAGTGCTGTTTTGCAGTGTGCTGCTCACTGCATATCAGGTGGTACATAACGACAGAGCCGTTTTTGATGCGCTGACCCATAGCCTGTTTAATGTAGTGTCCATTATTACCACCTGTGGTTACGCTTCCGAGGACTATACAGTCTGGGGTAACATGGCCATTATGCTGTTTTTCTACTTAACCTTTGCCGGTGCTTGTTCGGGCTCGACTTCGGGTGGCTTAAAAATATTCCGTATTCAGTTAGCTGCTATGTTACTGATAAAGCAGTTAAAATTGTTGGTGCATCCAAAGGCGGTCTGGAGCCAGAGTTATGGCGGAAAAAAAGTAGATGATCAGCTTTTGGGCAACGTGCTGGCCTTTTGTTTTATCTATTTTGCGACCATAGCTTTTATTGCTATGGCCTTGTCCTTTTGTGAGCTGGATTTAGTCACAGCAGTGACAGGAGCTGCAACAGCTGTGGCGAACGTTGGCCCGGGCCTTGGCAGTGTCATAGGCCCGGCCGGTAATTTTTCGACTTTACCAGACGCTGCAAAATGGTGGCTGAGTTTAGGTATGTTAATGGGACGATTAGAAATTTTGACCTTACTTATTTTGTTTACACCTTCATACTGGCGGTTCTGA
- a CDS encoding aminotransferase-like domain-containing protein, whose translation MTIALAQWQLDKASKESFSSQLYLQAQQAIQSGRWIAGARLPSIRLLAAHLEISKFTVAELYEKLSAAGFVRSQPGSGVYVSRLTEQQQQLESSASQSSRRQDVALMRQTLLREPHWIKASAGWLSPDWMPDQEIRQAMRDLARQPQSLTDYGSAQGYFPLRQYFTQRLSQLSIATEPAHILLTYSASHALDLVFRLHLKPGDWVMVDDPGFYNFFALLRLHQVQLLVVPRTKEGPDLAVMQQLVQQYQPKAYLTNSVLSNPVSLSIHPARAFAVLQLLQQHQCLLIEDDIYADFETQPVSRYASMAGFQSNNGFETIYLGSMSKTLSADLRVGFIAAAPATIAVLTDLKLISGISTSNTMERLVYALLTGGGYRRHLEQLKRRLQQARSLVFSKLKQLDCQIWAEPSAGFLCWVKLPEGVSSSLLSERLQQRQVVLAPGSQFSTLPDADQYTRLNVAQCLDQQFWLILAEELRQIRDSISLAMNTEL comes from the coding sequence ATGACAATTGCACTAGCGCAGTGGCAGCTGGATAAAGCCAGCAAAGAAAGTTTTAGCAGTCAGCTTTATCTGCAGGCACAGCAAGCCATACAGTCCGGCCGCTGGATTGCTGGTGCACGGCTGCCATCGATCCGGCTTTTAGCTGCACATTTAGAAATCAGTAAATTTACAGTGGCAGAGCTGTATGAAAAACTCTCTGCCGCTGGTTTTGTCCGTTCTCAGCCTGGCAGTGGGGTCTATGTCAGCCGTTTAACTGAGCAGCAACAGCAACTGGAATCCAGCGCCAGCCAAAGTAGTAGACGGCAGGATGTCGCCCTGATGCGCCAAACGCTGCTGCGTGAACCTCATTGGATCAAAGCATCAGCCGGTTGGTTATCGCCGGATTGGATGCCGGATCAGGAAATACGCCAGGCGATGCGCGATTTAGCACGTCAGCCTCAGTCTTTAACCGACTATGGCTCGGCTCAGGGCTATTTCCCCTTGCGCCAGTATTTCACTCAGCGTTTGTCACAGTTATCTATTGCCACAGAACCTGCTCATATTCTGCTGACCTATAGCGCCTCACATGCGCTGGATTTAGTGTTTCGATTGCATCTGAAACCCGGTGATTGGGTGATGGTGGATGATCCGGGCTTTTATAACTTCTTTGCTTTGCTGCGTTTGCATCAGGTGCAGTTGCTGGTAGTGCCACGCACTAAGGAAGGCCCGGATTTAGCTGTGATGCAGCAATTGGTGCAGCAGTACCAACCCAAAGCCTATTTAACCAATTCAGTGTTATCGAACCCTGTGTCTTTGAGTATCCATCCAGCCCGCGCTTTTGCGGTATTGCAACTGCTGCAACAGCATCAGTGCTTGTTGATTGAAGATGATATTTATGCTGACTTTGAAACTCAGCCGGTATCGCGTTACGCGTCGATGGCAGGATTTCAGTCAAATAATGGTTTTGAAACCATTTACTTAGGTAGTATGTCGAAAACCTTGTCAGCAGATTTGCGGGTGGGTTTTATTGCTGCAGCACCAGCTACTATTGCGGTATTGACCGATCTAAAACTCATCAGCGGTATATCGACTTCCAATACTATGGAACGCCTGGTGTACGCGCTATTAACCGGTGGAGGTTATCGGCGTCACCTTGAGCAATTAAAGCGTCGTTTACAGCAAGCCCGCAGCTTGGTGTTTTCAAAACTAAAGCAGCTGGATTGTCAGATATGGGCAGAACCATCAGCAGGTTTTTTATGTTGGGTCAAACTGCCAGAAGGCGTCAGCAGCAGTTTATTGTCAGAACGCTTGCAGCAGCGTCAGGTTGTATTGGCACCAGGTTCACAGTTCAGCACCCTGCCCGATGCCGATCAGTATACGCGCCTTAATGTGGCACAATGCCTGGATCAACAATTTTGGCTGATATTGGCTGAGGAATTGCGCCAGATCAGAGACAGTATTTCTTTGGCAATGAATACTGAATTGTAA
- a CDS encoding DMT family transporter, whose product MSVVSVSPQEQSSSPFWQKPLVQGLWFGGLGMLMFSAGLPATRMAVLDMPPVFVGAGRALIAALLALMLLLITRQKLPTAKQWQGLAVVALGSVFAYPVLSALALQQVGASHGILVTSVMPLFTAFFGAYLTKQWPRIGFWVFALLGAACVALYALQHSTGPFQLADGYLVLASFLCGFSYAKGAILSKELGSWQVICWALVMSIPVLLPWVWAYQPDYTAVSLQSWLALGYLSVFTMFIGFFCWYKGLAIGGIAKVSQLQLLSPFSGLVLCSLLLAEPLQWIHWILALTVVVCIALGRRFG is encoded by the coding sequence ATGTCCGTAGTCTCTGTTTCACCACAAGAGCAAAGCAGCTCGCCGTTTTGGCAAAAGCCTCTGGTGCAAGGCTTATGGTTTGGTGGCTTAGGCATGCTGATGTTCTCAGCTGGTTTACCAGCAACTCGAATGGCAGTGCTTGATATGCCGCCGGTTTTTGTCGGCGCGGGTAGGGCTTTGATAGCAGCGCTATTGGCTTTGATGCTGCTACTGATCACAAGACAAAAATTACCTACAGCAAAACAATGGCAGGGCTTGGCTGTAGTGGCTTTGGGTTCAGTGTTTGCTTACCCGGTTTTGTCCGCTTTGGCATTGCAGCAGGTTGGAGCCAGTCACGGCATTCTGGTCACCAGTGTGATGCCACTTTTTACTGCCTTTTTTGGCGCTTACTTAACTAAACAATGGCCACGAATTGGCTTTTGGGTGTTTGCACTGCTGGGGGCCGCTTGTGTTGCGCTTTATGCGTTACAACACAGCACTGGCCCTTTTCAGCTCGCTGATGGTTATCTGGTGTTAGCGAGTTTTTTATGCGGTTTTAGTTATGCCAAAGGGGCTATTTTATCCAAAGAACTCGGCAGCTGGCAGGTGATCTGCTGGGCGCTGGTGATGTCCATTCCAGTCCTGCTGCCATGGGTCTGGGCTTATCAGCCCGATTATACAGCTGTGTCGCTGCAGTCCTGGCTGGCGCTGGGGTATTTGTCTGTGTTTACCATGTTTATCGGATTTTTCTGCTGGTACAAGGGCTTGGCTATTGGCGGCATTGCTAAAGTCAGTCAGTTACAGCTGTTATCGCCTTTTAGCGGGCTGGTTTTGTGTTCGTTATTACTGGCGGAACCACTGCAATGGATCCACTGGATATTGGCCTTGACTGTGGTGGTTTGTATCGCATTGGGACGTCGCTTTGGCTAA
- a CDS encoding histone deacetylase family protein, whose protein sequence is MSLVIFSHGRCLSYDIGLDHPEAASRIYAVQDQLLSSGLEFVVQQRDATPASMEQLYLAHDPAYVDHIFDAVPDTGHVWLDDDTQANAKSLNAALYSAGSGINAVDLVMQHSDTQAFCLTRPPGHHAEYKAAKGFCIFNNIAIAAAYAMQQYGLQRVLIVDFDVHHGNGTEDIFQHEPRVKFFSSFQHPFYPYTDPVAHTPSIVKMPLAAGTTGALYQQRFTEEWLPLMLQFQPELVLVSAGFDAHIEDDMGQMKLTELDYLWLGQQLKQIADRYCGGRLVSMLEGGYEHSPLARSVVSYLKGQL, encoded by the coding sequence ATGAGTTTAGTGATCTTCAGCCATGGCCGCTGTTTGTCGTACGACATAGGTCTCGATCATCCGGAAGCAGCGTCGCGCATTTATGCAGTACAGGACCAGTTATTAAGTTCAGGCCTGGAGTTTGTGGTGCAACAACGGGATGCCACTCCGGCCAGTATGGAGCAGTTGTATCTGGCTCACGACCCGGCTTATGTCGACCATATATTTGATGCTGTGCCCGATACTGGCCATGTCTGGCTGGATGACGATACACAAGCCAATGCAAAATCACTCAATGCGGCTTTGTATTCGGCAGGTTCCGGTATTAATGCGGTAGATTTAGTGATGCAGCACTCAGACACTCAGGCCTTTTGTTTAACACGCCCACCAGGGCATCATGCAGAATACAAAGCGGCCAAAGGCTTTTGTATTTTTAATAATATCGCCATAGCGGCCGCTTATGCCATGCAGCAGTATGGGTTGCAACGTGTGCTGATTGTGGATTTTGACGTACACCATGGCAATGGCACTGAAGATATTTTCCAGCACGAACCCAGGGTAAAGTTCTTTTCGTCCTTTCAGCATCCGTTTTACCCCTACACTGACCCTGTTGCTCATACCCCATCCATAGTCAAAATGCCTTTAGCTGCGGGCACTACAGGCGCTTTATACCAACAGCGCTTTACTGAAGAATGGCTGCCGCTGATGCTGCAGTTTCAGCCCGAGCTGGTATTGGTATCAGCTGGTTTTGATGCGCATATTGAAGATGATATGGGCCAGATGAAACTAACAGAGCTGGATTATTTGTGGTTGGGGCAGCAGTTGAAGCAAATAGCCGATCGCTATTGCGGCGGGCGTTTGGTTTCTATGCTCGAAGGCGGTTACGAACATAGCCCGCTGGCGCGTAGTGTGGTGAGTTATCTAAAGGGGCAGTTGTGA